A window from Triticum aestivum cultivar Chinese Spring chromosome 6D, IWGSC CS RefSeq v2.1, whole genome shotgun sequence encodes these proteins:
- the LOC123143219 gene encoding uncharacterized protein has product MIWIQPEHPKQLTAIFRNLMNVYLSDIFSECDPIWTLFILEAAPSLQNFGLSRSRHLCLRTPEDIAEKTNVVWEPSKDFKHLNLKFLQMIGFLEEDKVTTYIRLVMERAVGLKKIELQGYRPCRGYNASDPNRKSQVDEASRRRIKERLEHGSSSSVEIVIC; this is encoded by the exons ATG ATTTGGATTCAGCCGGAACATCCGAAGCAGCTCACTGCTATATTCAGAAACCTGATGAATGTGTATCTATCTGATATCTTTTCTGAGTGTGATCCAATCTGGACCCTGTTTATCCTTGAAGCTGCACCATCCCTGCAGAATTTTGGA TTATCTCGATCTCGGCATTTATGTCTGAGAACTCCCGAGGATATTGCCGAGAAGACCAACGTGGTGTGGGAGCCATCCAAGGATTTTAAGCACCTGAACTTGAAGTTTCTCCAGATGATCGGGTTCTTGGAGGAAGACAAGGTGACAACCTATATAAGGCTTGTCATGGAACGAGCTGTGGGGTTGAAGAAAATCGAGCTGCAAGGTTACCGCCCATGCAGGGGCTACAATGCCTCCGACCCTAACAGGAAATCCCAGGTGGATGAAGCTAGCAGGCGTCGGATTAAGGAGCGACTCGAGCATGGATCCTCCTCATCTGTGGAGATAGTAATCTGTTGA
- the LOC123143218 gene encoding uncharacterized protein: MPLLPPAAPPLPLSSHRLGLPFLTLPSPAGRPLRRGDLAIRMGGGPRTFPGGVSKWQWKRMQARKAKQLLKARLARERQLYEMRKRAELRDAVVHLERPWDPDSAPVSAAALAPNLLSVAADDQLRGLADRFHRPGGVDLWNDRDGPQVFASPGTGTASARFFPRDAVHSVQPYARLGAGAGAGAEGAQGVRGNDAVEDAYGYSEPAVQLMERDGMWEPVIALEGGDEDNSRVRSWIHDDDDAISDSENDEEDLDFGHQRRAVVRRDGRGSGETASTMRVGSERGRQWRGHGSFSDSEGARKGPDQRWSDRSSESRRKPPAARWKPWNAEGSNAIGKDRIGGGSFSESEVSRRGFEPKSRARNREDTMDAVVKWKLSYDTHGNVIRKVRVGGEFDSNSDNGRDDKLEPKWRAPNRSSPSENRRGRAGLKHRPKANSGERPGGYTRGHNADERGQFGNGFASDLEEPTWKPRKKNEARNSNGSREYNGDMKSRFRSGGSGAARRLDNTRPVMNANREDGGGRRSRGDGYSLRPTSELHSSMDRNGGRQFRGDGYSLRPTSELR, from the coding sequence ATGCCACTCCTCCCGCCggcggcgccgccgctgccgctctcCTCTCACCGCCTCGGCCTCCCCTTCCTCACACTCCCCTCGCCCGCCggccgccccctccgccgcgggGACCTCGCCATCCGCATGGGCGGCGGGCCGCGCACGTTCCCGGGCGGCGTCTCCAAGTGGCAGTGGAAGCGCATGCAGGCCCGGAAGGCGAAGCAGCTCCTCAAGGCCCGCCTCGCCCGCGAGCGCCAGCTCTACGAGATGCGCAAGCGCGCCGAGCTCCGCGACGCCGTCGTCCACCTCGAGCGGCCCTGGGACCCCGACTCGGCCCCCGTCTCCGCCGCCGCGCTGGCGCCCAACCTCCTctccgtcgccgccgacgaccagCTCAGGGGCCTCGCCGACCGCTTCCACCGACCCGGCGGCGTCGACCTCTGGAACGACCGCGACGGGCCCCAGGTCTTCGCGTCCCCGGGCACGGGCACGGCCTCCGCGCGCTTCTTCCCCAGGGACGCCGTCCACAGCGTCCAGCCCTACGCCCGCctcggcgccggcgccggggcAGGAGCCGAGGGCGCGCAGGGTGTTCGGGGGAATGACGCTGTGGAGGACGCGTATGGTTACAGCGAGCCTGCAGTCCAACTGATGGAAAGAGATGGGATGTGGGAGCCGGTGATTGCTTTGGAAGGTGGGGATGAAGACAATTCGAGGGTCAGGAGTTGgattcatgatgatgatgatgctatttCTGATTCAGAGAACGACGAAGAGGATCTTGATTTTGGACACCAACGACGAGCAGTCGTAAGACGAGATGGAAGGGGGAGCGGTGAAACTGCAAGCACTATGCGTGTTGGAAGTGAGAGGGGCAGGCAATGGAGAGGTCATGGTTCCTTTTCAGATTCAGAAGGCGCAAGAAAAGGTCCTGATCAAAGATGGTCAGACAGAAGTAGTGAGAGCAGAAGGAAGCCTCCCGCCGCAAGATGGAAGCCTTGGAACGCCGAGGGCAGTAACGCCATTGGGAAGGACCGAATAGGTGGGGGTTCTTTCTCCGAGTCGGAGGTGAGCCGCCGTGGTTTTGAGCCAAAATCAAGAGCAAGGAATAGAGAGGACACAATGGACGCCGTGGTGAAGTGGAAGCTCTCGTACGATACCCATGGCAATGTGATACGAAAGGTTCGCGTTGGTGGTGAATTTGATTCCAATTCAGACAATGGAAGGGATGACAAACTGGAACCAAAATGGAGAGCCCCGAATAGGTCTAGTCCAAGTGAGAACCGAAGAGGTCGAGCAGGGCTGAAACATAGACCTAAGGCCAACAGTGGCGAAAGGCCAGGAGGATACACGAGGGGTCACAATGCTGATGAAAGGGGTCAATTTGGTAACGGCTTTGCCTCGGACTTGGAGGAGCCGACATGGAAGccaagaaaaaagaacgaagctaGGAACAGCAATGGCAGCAGAGAGTACAACGGTGATATGAAAAGTAGATTCAGGAGTGGTGGAAGTGGGGCTGCAAGACGGCTAGATAATACTCGTCCTGTGATGAACGCCAACAGAGaagatggaggagggcggcggtcgaGGGGCGATGGATACTCACTACGACCAACATCGGAATTGCACAGCTCGATGGACCGGAACGGGGGACGGCAATTCAGAGGAGACGGATATTCACTCCGACCAACATCAGAACTTAGATAA
- the LOC123143220 gene encoding BTB/POZ domain-containing protein At4g08455, translating to MYCQSCKNVYDEEDAGTCKECYEEASETEEELKREIDDLRSRLLFLRLPSPTLDASAAGHSDLLLHAIPASSSSSSPSPSGDADGARLDTPAVPAHRVILASRSPVFRAMLDSEMEESRSGVIKMYDVSYDVLRAFVHYMYTGEALLDEQMACDLLVLAEKYEVKHLKTYCEKFITSKVNNDNAIVHYAFAHRHGAKQLLEASMSALMDSMPTLAEREEYKELVERDPRILVEIYETYVSRQDNTAAERDSDCCCRK from the exons ATGTACTGCCAGTCGTGCAAGAACGTGTACGACGAGGAGGACGCCGGGACCTGCAAGGAGTGCTACGAGGAGGCCAGCGAGACGGAGGAGGAGCTCAAGCGCGAGATCGACGACCTCCGCTCCCGCCTCCTCTTcctgcgcctcccctcccccacgctcgacgcctccgccgccggccactccgacctcctcctccacgccatccccgcctcctcctcctcgtcctcgccctccccctccggCGACGCCGACGGGGCCCGCCTCGACACCCCCGCCGTCCCTGCCCACCGCGTCATCCTC GCCAGCAGGTCTCCAGTTTTCAGAGCAATGCTTGACAGTGAGATGGAAGAGAGCCGGAGCGGCGTCATCAAGATGTACGACGTGTCCTATGATGTCCTCCGTGCTTTCGTCCACTACATGTACACGGGGGAGGCTCTCCTGGACGAGCAAATGGCCTGCGATCTCCTGGTGTTGGCCGAGAAGTATGAGGTAAAGCACCTGAAGACCTACTGCGAGAAGTTCATCACGTCCAAGGTGAACAACGACAACGCCATCGTCCATTACGCGTTTGCGCACCGGCACGGCGCGAAGCAGCTGCTTGAGGCCTCCATGTCGGCGCTCATGGATAGCATGCCCACGCTGGCGGAGCGGGAAGAGTACAAGGAGCTCGTCGAGAGGGACCCGAGGATCCTCGTGGAGATCTACGAGACCTATGTAAGCCGACAGGACAATACTGCCGCCGAGAGGGATTCAGATTGCTGCTGTAGAAAGTGA